From a region of the Dickeya poaceiphila genome:
- the bcsA gene encoding UDP-forming cellulose synthase catalytic subunit, with protein sequence MKKILFLTILLLLLPVAAVIVITPMDSEKQYIFGLISLALMFLLGLNKRRQVTVILIIMSVLTSTRYMYWRATETLHFNSEIEAILGMGLFIAEFYIWVILLLGFLQTAWPLERAIEPMPEDTQLWPTVDVYIPTYNESLDVVRDTVLAAQCIDYPRDKMTIYLLDDGKRSEFAVFASQVGVGYITRDNNAHAKAGNLNHALKLTQGELICVFDCDHVAKRIFLQATVGPFLSDPKLALLQTPHYFYSPDPFERNLRAARDMPSEGALFYGPVQQGNDLWNAAFFCGSCAVIRRAALDEIGGFAVETVTEDAHTAIKMQRKGWKSAFLAIPLAAGLATERLVLHVIQRTRWARGMTQIFRVDNPLFGRGLTWPQRLCYLNAMLHFQFGLPRVVFLTAPLAYLLFNLNIIYASAATIFAYVLPHLVLSMYLNSRMNGRFRYSFWGEIYETVMAFHLVIPTLVTLFAPTRGKFNVTDKGGLLDEGFFDFRIVRPHIIAAILMGAGVVAGIARIVAHDYFNVDPYVMVLNVVWALLSLLTLLAAIAVARETKQVRKTIRVDVDVPAIIHYVSGVASRTTTINLSMGGVQLKAPDQRHKTDEIEAVELLLQSSEICLPAQSVAADDDTIRLRFDNIPLAQRRALVRVVLSRADAWMSSPFPQDRPLRSLWAVVCTVCAFFWMSLRGRKADQKKGDVVA encoded by the coding sequence ATGAAAAAAATCCTGTTCTTAACCATTTTGTTGTTATTGCTACCGGTTGCAGCGGTGATTGTCATCACCCCGATGGACAGTGAAAAACAATATATATTCGGCCTGATCAGCCTGGCGTTGATGTTTTTGCTGGGACTCAATAAACGCCGTCAGGTGACGGTGATACTCATTATTATGTCAGTGCTGACGTCAACACGTTATATGTACTGGCGGGCAACGGAAACCCTGCACTTCAACTCTGAAATTGAAGCCATTCTGGGCATGGGTTTATTTATTGCCGAGTTCTATATCTGGGTGATTTTGTTATTAGGTTTTCTTCAGACGGCCTGGCCGCTGGAGCGCGCGATTGAGCCGATGCCGGAGGACACTCAGTTATGGCCGACGGTGGATGTGTATATTCCTACCTATAACGAGAGTCTTGATGTGGTGCGCGATACGGTGCTGGCGGCGCAGTGCATCGACTACCCGCGCGACAAAATGACAATCTATTTGTTGGATGACGGCAAACGCAGCGAATTTGCCGTGTTCGCCTCGCAAGTGGGCGTCGGTTATATCACCCGCGATAACAACGCTCACGCTAAGGCCGGTAACCTTAACCATGCGCTTAAGTTGACCCAAGGCGAGCTTATCTGCGTATTTGACTGTGATCACGTCGCCAAGCGCATCTTCCTGCAAGCCACGGTTGGCCCGTTCCTGTCGGACCCGAAACTGGCACTGTTGCAGACGCCGCATTACTTCTATTCGCCGGACCCGTTCGAACGTAACCTGCGCGCGGCGCGCGACATGCCGAGCGAAGGCGCGCTGTTTTACGGGCCGGTGCAACAAGGCAATGACCTCTGGAATGCGGCCTTTTTCTGCGGTTCCTGCGCGGTGATTCGCCGTGCAGCACTGGATGAAATTGGCGGCTTTGCGGTGGAAACCGTAACGGAAGACGCGCATACCGCCATCAAGATGCAGCGCAAAGGCTGGAAATCCGCCTTTCTGGCGATTCCGCTGGCAGCGGGTCTGGCGACCGAACGGCTGGTGCTGCATGTTATTCAGCGTACCCGCTGGGCACGTGGCATGACGCAGATTTTCCGGGTTGATAACCCGTTGTTCGGGCGTGGGCTGACCTGGCCTCAACGGTTGTGCTATCTCAACGCCATGCTGCATTTCCAGTTTGGCTTGCCGCGCGTGGTGTTCCTGACGGCGCCGCTGGCCTACCTGCTGTTCAACCTCAATATTATCTATGCCTCGGCGGCGACGATTTTTGCGTATGTATTACCGCATCTGGTGCTGTCGATGTACCTCAACTCGCGCATGAACGGGCGTTTTCGTTACAGTTTCTGGGGTGAAATCTACGAAACGGTGATGGCGTTCCATCTGGTGATTCCGACGCTGGTCACCCTGTTCGCGCCGACGCGCGGCAAGTTCAACGTAACCGATAAAGGCGGCCTGCTGGACGAAGGCTTTTTTGATTTTCGTATTGTGCGGCCACATATCATTGCGGCGATTTTGATGGGAGCAGGCGTCGTGGCTGGCATTGCCCGCATCGTGGCGCATGATTATTTCAATGTGGACCCCTATGTGATGGTGCTGAACGTGGTGTGGGCGCTACTCAGTTTGTTAACCCTGCTGGCAGCGATTGCGGTAGCGCGGGAAACCAAACAGGTGCGCAAGACCATCCGCGTTGATGTGGATGTGCCCGCTATCATTCATTACGTCAGCGGCGTGGCATCCCGCACCACCACCATTAATCTGTCGATGGGCGGAGTACAGCTTAAAGCGCCGGATCAGCGTCATAAAACCGATGAGATTGAGGCGGTTGAGCTGTTGCTGCAATCCAGCGAAATTTGCCTGCCAGCACAGTCGGTGGCGGCAGACGACGACACCATTCGCCTGCGATTTGACAATATTCCGTTGGCCCAGCGTCGGGCGCTGGTACGCGTGGTGCTGTCGCGTGCAGATGCCTGGATGAGTTCGCCCTTTCCGCAGGATCGTCCCTTGCGCTCACTGTGGGCGGTGGTGTGTACCGTTTGCGCATTCTTCTGGATGAGTTTGCGAGGCCGTAAAGCAGACCAGAAGAAGGGAGACGTCGTTGCATGA